From a single Helicovermis profundi genomic region:
- a CDS encoding sodium:calcium antiporter yields the protein MFNFINNIYIAIVVIIIMSWIVSVASDKLGDVLHVLGIKLNIPTTVRGATFDAIASSFPEFATAMIAVLIYKEFTDVGVPTIAGSGIFNVLLIPMFSIIAFKGALALKVDKKNIYRDMFFYILALTVLGSFMFLGQFTYITGLVLLLVYVGYIVFLHRQTLEHRANGNSVEEEEDDDDDDMSYFAILGWIIVTMAFVWISVDAIIASAGVVALTFGIPKFITSVIIIAAATSIPDTLLSVKSAKKGDADGAISNAVGSNIFDICICLGFPMLIAGRAIPVEFARNIGMLIFLVVSMLVTGGILLKKSGVKKHDVYIMGTSYFAFLVYIVGIALGKWG from the coding sequence ATGTTTAATTTTATAAATAATATATATATAGCAATAGTAGTGATAATAATTATGTCTTGGATAGTGAGTGTAGCATCGGATAAATTGGGTGATGTTCTCCATGTATTAGGTATAAAACTTAATATACCAACAACTGTAAGGGGGGCAACATTTGATGCGATTGCATCTTCTTTTCCTGAATTTGCAACAGCAATGATTGCTGTTCTTATTTACAAGGAATTTACTGATGTTGGAGTTCCAACAATAGCAGGTTCAGGTATTTTTAATGTGTTACTTATACCGATGTTTAGTATTATAGCATTTAAAGGTGCTTTAGCACTTAAAGTTGATAAAAAAAATATATATAGAGATATGTTTTTTTATATTTTAGCATTAACAGTATTAGGTTCATTTATGTTTCTAGGACAATTTACTTATATAACAGGATTAGTTTTGTTACTAGTTTATGTGGGATATATAGTTTTTCTACATAGGCAAACTTTGGAACATAGAGCAAATGGTAATTCAGTTGAAGAAGAAGAAGATGATGACGATGACGATATGAGTTACTTTGCAATACTAGGTTGGATTATCGTAACCATGGCATTTGTTTGGATAAGTGTTGACGCAATTATTGCTTCAGCAGGTGTGGTTGCTCTTACTTTTGGCATACCTAAATTTATTACATCTGTTATTATCATTGCAGCAGCAACTTCAATACCAGATACCCTTTTATCAGTAAAATCAGCTAAAAAAGGTGATGCAGATGGTGCTATATCGAATGCTGTTGGATCAAATATTTTTGATATTTGTATATGCTTAGGTTTTCCTATGTTAATTGCTGGTAGAGCTATTCCAGTTGAATTTGCAAGGAATATTGGAATGTTAATATTTCTAGTGGTTTCTATGTTAGTTACTGGTGGGATATTACTTAAAAAATCGGGTGTGAAAAAACATGATGTTTATATTATGGGAACTTCATATTTTGCATTTTTAGTCTATATTGTTGGTATTGCGTTAGGAAAATGGGGTTAA
- a CDS encoding TerD family protein encodes MAVSLKKGQKVDLTKGNPGLSKIVVGLGWDTNKYDGGKDFDLDAAAFLTNESGKVNADGDFVFFNNLKHASDSVIHLGDNLTGEGEGDDEQIKVELSKVPSGVDKISFTVTIFEGAERGQNFGQISNAFIRIVNETTNEELIRYDLSEDYSIETAVVVGELYRHGSEWKFAATGAGFEGGLAALCGNFGINI; translated from the coding sequence ATGGCTGTAAGTTTAAAAAAAGGACAAAAGGTTGATTTAACAAAAGGAAATCCAGGTTTATCTAAAATTGTTGTAGGGCTTGGCTGGGATACTAATAAATATGATGGCGGAAAAGATTTTGATTTAGATGCTGCGGCATTTTTAACAAATGAAAGTGGCAAAGTGAATGCTGATGGTGATTTTGTATTTTTTAATAATTTGAAGCATGCATCTGATTCAGTTATACATCTTGGTGATAATTTAACTGGAGAAGGTGAAGGTGATGATGAGCAAATTAAGGTAGAACTTTCAAAAGTACCTTCTGGTGTTGATAAAATATCATTTACTGTTACAATTTTTGAGGGAGCTGAGAGAGGACAAAATTTTGGTCAAATTTCAAATGCATTTATAAGAATAGTAAATGAAACAACAAATGAAGAACTTATTAGATATGATTTAAGTGAAGACTATAGTATTGAAACAGCAGTAGTCGTTGGTGAACTTTATAGACACGGATCAGAGTGGAAATTTGCTGCTACTGGTGCTGGTTTCGAAGGTGGATTAGCTGCACTTTGTGGAAATTTTGGAATAAATATTTAG
- a CDS encoding TerD family protein has protein sequence MSISLVKGQKIDLTKGNDLKRGVIGLGWDINNYDGGDEFDLDASAFLVSTSGKAENDLDFIFYNNLKHPSGSVIHTGDNRTGEGEGDDEQIIIEFAKIPTQIDRIAITVTIHDAVNRKQNFGQVSNAFVRVFNEESNEELLRYDLTEDYSVETAMVVCELYRHGDEWKFNAIGSGFQGGLGALCRNYGLDA, from the coding sequence ATGTCAATTTCACTTGTAAAAGGACAAAAGATAGATTTAACTAAAGGTAATGACTTAAAAAGAGGAGTTATTGGACTTGGCTGGGATATTAATAATTATGATGGTGGCGATGAATTTGATTTAGATGCTTCTGCATTTTTAGTAAGTACTAGTGGAAAAGCTGAAAACGATTTAGACTTTATTTTTTATAATAATTTAAAACATCCTAGCGGATCTGTTATTCATACTGGTGACAATAGAACTGGAGAAGGTGAAGGAGATGATGAGCAAATTATCATTGAATTCGCAAAAATTCCTACTCAAATAGATAGAATAGCAATAACTGTTACTATTCATGATGCGGTTAATAGAAAACAAAATTTTGGTCAAGTTTCAAATGCTTTTGTTAGAGTGTTTAATGAAGAATCAAATGAAGAATTATTAAGATATGATTTAACAGAAGATTATAGTGTTGAAACTGCTATGGTTGTATGTGAATTGTATAGACACGGAGATGAATGGAAATTTAATGCAATCGGTAGTGGATTCCAAGGCGGACTTGGAGCTTTATGTAGAAATTACGGTTTAGATGCTTAA
- a CDS encoding TerD family protein, producing the protein MSISLVKGQKIDLTKGSNGLSELLVGLGWDPVENKSSGGLFGSLFSSKQAEIDCDASVLMLNSNEKLENKFDLVYYGNLRSKDDSVIHKGDNLTGGGEGDDEQVMVDLKRVPDRIKKLVFVVNIYDCQKRNQDFGMIKNAFIRVVDLKGNKELLKFNLTEDYNGKTSLLVGEMYRDASNEWKFNAIGQGTNDKSLTEIVNIYK; encoded by the coding sequence ATGAGTATTAGTTTAGTAAAAGGGCAGAAAATTGATTTAACAAAAGGAAGTAATGGTCTTTCAGAATTATTGGTTGGACTTGGATGGGATCCTGTTGAAAACAAATCATCTGGCGGTTTATTTGGATCACTTTTTTCAAGCAAACAAGCTGAAATTGATTGCGATGCATCGGTTCTTATGCTTAATTCAAATGAAAAACTAGAAAACAAATTTGATTTAGTTTATTATGGAAATCTTAGAAGCAAAGATGATAGTGTTATTCATAAAGGTGATAATTTGACTGGTGGCGGTGAAGGTGATGATGAACAAGTCATGGTAGACCTTAAAAGAGTACCAGACAGAATAAAAAAACTAGTGTTTGTTGTTAATATTTACGATTGTCAAAAAAGAAACCAAGATTTTGGAATGATAAAAAATGCATTTATTAGAGTAGTTGATTTAAAAGGCAATAAAGAACTTTTAAAATTTAATTTAACAGAGGATTATAATGGAAAAACTTCTTTGCTTGTTGGAGAAATGTACAGAGACGCTTCTAATGAGTGGAAATTTAATGCTATTGGACAAGGTACAAATGATAAATCGCTAACGGAAATCGTAAATATATATAAGTAA
- a CDS encoding HpcH/HpaI aldolase/citrate lyase family protein — MKHFNYIENEGIKELFYKSPTNITMNSIKTTLEYALGATLYMPATRKNIDDMLVENKYPELSSLVICLEDAIGDNEIEIAEKNLIRVLENIFIAIESNKYDRGKLPLLFIRVRNSEHLISLSKKIELYSEIIVGFVFPKFDNISGVSYLKALNIVNKKLIKKYYFMPVLETENIIYIEKRLENLDEISKLLIKNSEFLLNVRIGATDFSSLFGLRRSKDFTIYDISIIRDCISDILNFFTRKDTEYVVSGAVWEYFNNNERILKPLLRNTLFNEHLGEEGKLIRTNLIKNNLDALIREILLDRENGIIGKTVIHPSHISLVNSLYVVTKEEYLDAKCIINESSNGVIKSKYNNKMNEIKPHERWARRIIKRSEIYGVFNEGYDFVSLLSYRRKI; from the coding sequence TTGAAACATTTTAATTACATAGAAAACGAAGGTATTAAAGAACTATTTTACAAATCGCCTACAAATATAACGATGAATTCAATTAAAACTACTCTTGAATATGCACTTGGTGCAACTTTGTATATGCCGGCAACAAGGAAAAATATTGATGATATGCTAGTAGAAAATAAATATCCAGAACTTTCTAGTCTTGTAATATGTTTAGAAGATGCCATTGGTGACAATGAAATAGAAATAGCAGAAAAAAATTTGATAAGAGTATTAGAGAATATTTTCATAGCTATTGAAAGTAATAAATATGATAGGGGAAAGTTACCATTACTATTTATTAGAGTAAGAAATAGTGAACATCTAATAAGCCTTTCAAAAAAAATTGAGTTATATAGTGAAATTATAGTGGGTTTTGTGTTTCCAAAGTTCGATAATATTTCTGGCGTTTCTTATTTGAAAGCTTTAAATATTGTAAATAAAAAACTTATAAAAAAGTACTATTTTATGCCTGTTTTAGAAACAGAAAATATTATTTATATAGAAAAAAGATTAGAAAATTTAGATGAAATATCTAAACTATTAATAAAAAATAGTGAATTTTTACTAAATGTTCGAATTGGAGCAACTGATTTTTCTTCGCTATTTGGATTAAGAAGAAGTAAGGATTTTACTATTTACGATATTAGTATTATTAGAGATTGTATTTCTGATATTCTAAATTTCTTTACTAGAAAAGATACAGAATACGTTGTTTCAGGGGCTGTTTGGGAGTACTTTAATAATAACGAAAGAATTCTTAAGCCACTACTTAGAAATACACTTTTTAATGAACATTTAGGAGAAGAAGGTAAACTAATAAGAACAAATTTAATTAAGAACAATTTAGATGCACTTATTAGAGAAATTCTTTTGGATAGAGAGAATGGTATTATTGGTAAAACAGTAATACACCCGAGTCATATTTCTCTTGTTAATTCCTTGTATGTTGTTACTAAAGAAGAGTATTTAGATGCAAAATGTATAATTAATGAATCAAGTAATGGTGTTATAAAAAGTAAATACAATAATAAAATGAATGAAATTAAACCGCATGAAAGATGGGCTAGAAGAATAATAAAAAGATCAGAAATATATGGAGTATTTAATGAAGGATATGATTTTGTATCACTTTTATCGTATAGGAGGAAAATTTGA